Part of the Pseudomonas chlororaphis genome, CATTGAGCAAGCCCTGATATTCCATCCGTCCGATAATCGCCGTCAACACTTTGGCATCCTGTTGCGGTTCGCGGGAGCCCAATACCTGGAAAAACTGACAGGTGCCGTGCAGCAGGATCTGCTGGTGGGAACGCACCAGTTGCGCCAGGCGCGGGTTGAGCAGTGCTTCCTGGCGAAACGCCTGCTCGGCCATCAGGTACTCGCGACGGCTGTCCAGTTGGTGTTGCACGTAGTCGGCGGTCATCCGGGCAATGTCGTCCGCCAACTGCGAGCGGGACTCGGCGCTGCCGTCACCGTAGGCGACCATTTCACGCAAGAGGCCTTCGTTGCTGGTCCACAGCTTGGCCATGAACGCCGCGCTGCGTT contains:
- a CDS encoding TetR family transcriptional regulator → MNRAMASEGAAGVATAVAESVQYQGRKASRQGSEQRRQEILDAAMRIVVRDGVRAVRHRAVAAEAGVPLSATTYYFKDIDDLLTDTFAQYVERSAAFMAKLWTSNEGLLREMVAYGDGSAESRSQLADDIARMTADYVQHQLDSRREYLMAEQAFRQEALLNPRLAQLVRSHQQILLHGTCQFFQVLGSREPQQDAKVLTAIIGRMEYQGLLNGAEPVAGEDMLGILTRYMHLVLASV